In the Coriobacteriia bacterium genome, one interval contains:
- a CDS encoding efflux RND transporter periplasmic adaptor subunit, protein MSKKVKILIGVIIAVLVISLVAFGLAKNSGTSVQASTVKSSSLAVTVMGSGKVTAGSKADVYPGAQGIIEKLYVKEGDEVVKGDKLATLQSDALDAQLAGAKSTLAQAESALAQANYAADTKSSGLTQAKAGLSSANSTYSAAVSSREKSKSALDKAEATLKASSAVGRPSAQAAVAAAESAYAQAKQGVTQAKLAVSTAKTTVSQMSGNPTGSAQDAAQAGVSAAEKAVSVAMKALNDATIKAPADGTVIFAPTSVSSAFAATGATVNVGDKLAKGSAVAPGSPLFSVVDSNKMSFTAEVDEADIERVKDGQTVDITLDAFTGKAFTGVISNIGTVAKTTTTGGTVFLVEMNFDTTDSALKLGMRGDSTIKVENVPDAITVPIEALFSEGGQDYVYVIKNNKLVKTNVKSGTTTDTSVEIFSGVKVGDKVALAGSTALSNGMTVKVK, encoded by the coding sequence GTGTCTAAAAAAGTAAAGATTCTCATCGGTGTGATCATAGCGGTACTCGTCATTTCGCTCGTCGCGTTCGGATTGGCGAAGAATTCAGGGACTTCGGTGCAGGCGTCGACGGTTAAGTCGAGTTCGCTTGCCGTAACCGTGATGGGTTCCGGAAAAGTCACTGCCGGATCGAAGGCCGACGTGTATCCCGGTGCGCAAGGAATCATCGAAAAATTGTACGTCAAAGAAGGCGATGAAGTCGTCAAGGGAGATAAGTTGGCGACTCTGCAATCCGATGCGCTCGACGCACAACTTGCAGGTGCGAAATCGACGCTCGCTCAGGCCGAATCCGCTCTTGCTCAGGCGAATTATGCCGCGGACACCAAGAGTTCGGGTCTCACTCAGGCAAAGGCGGGATTGAGCTCTGCCAATAGTACGTATAGCGCCGCGGTTTCCTCCCGGGAAAAAAGCAAGTCCGCTTTGGATAAAGCCGAAGCAACTTTGAAGGCGAGCAGCGCGGTCGGGCGCCCGTCCGCGCAGGCGGCCGTGGCCGCGGCGGAAAGTGCCTATGCCCAGGCCAAGCAAGGTGTCACGCAGGCGAAGTTGGCTGTTTCAACTGCCAAGACGACCGTTTCACAAATGAGCGGCAATCCCACGGGAAGTGCTCAGGATGCGGCGCAGGCAGGTGTGTCTGCGGCAGAAAAAGCCGTTTCAGTCGCCATGAAAGCTTTAAATGATGCGACCATAAAGGCGCCTGCCGATGGAACGGTTATATTCGCTCCGACTTCGGTATCATCCGCCTTCGCAGCCACGGGCGCGACGGTCAACGTGGGAGATAAACTTGCGAAAGGCTCCGCTGTGGCCCCGGGCTCACCGCTGTTCTCAGTGGTTGACAGTAATAAAATGAGCTTTACTGCAGAGGTCGACGAAGCCGACATTGAACGTGTCAAAGACGGGCAAACGGTCGACATCACGCTCGACGCATTCACCGGCAAGGCATTTACCGGCGTGATTTCAAATATTGGAACCGTTGCAAAAACCACGACGACCGGTGGGACGGTTTTCCTCGTCGAAATGAATTTCGATACGACCGACAGCGCACTTAAGCTGGGGATGAGAGGCGATTCGACGATCAAGGTCGAAAATGTCCCCGATGCCATCACCGTGCCCATCGAAGCGTTGTTCTCAGAGGGCGGGCAAGATTACGTGTACGTGATCAAGAACAACAAACTTGTCAAAACGAACGTGAAGTCGGGGACGACGACCGATACGTCGGTCGAAATTTTCAGCGGTGTGAAAGTCGGCGACAAAGTGGCTCTTGCCGGAAGTACTGCGCTGAGCAACGGGATGACCGTAAAGGTCAAATAA
- the upp gene encoding uracil phosphoribosyltransferase, with the protein MSTNNSHGFEHLVVLEHPLVQAKMALLRDENTPTKEFRELVTDLTILVGYEATRSLALRDIDVKTPVNIAHCRELANPSPVIIPILRAGLGMVEGFMELMPDCKVGHLGMYRDEETFLPVPYYSNYPHDIADRDTFLLDPMLATGGSSEAAIEFIKDKGAKNIRFMCIVAAREGVARLQEKHPDVEIYAAAFDEELTPKAYINPGLGDAGDRLFGTL; encoded by the coding sequence ATGTCAACTAATAATTCGCACGGGTTCGAGCATCTGGTGGTTTTGGAGCACCCGCTGGTCCAAGCCAAAATGGCGCTCCTCCGCGATGAGAACACCCCCACGAAAGAGTTTCGTGAGCTCGTCACGGACTTGACGATATTGGTGGGTTATGAAGCAACGCGCTCTCTTGCTTTGCGTGACATTGATGTGAAAACTCCGGTAAACATCGCGCATTGTCGCGAACTTGCGAATCCCTCTCCCGTCATCATTCCGATTTTGCGTGCCGGTCTCGGTATGGTCGAAGGTTTTATGGAACTTATGCCCGACTGCAAGGTGGGCCATCTGGGGATGTATCGTGACGAAGAGACATTCCTGCCAGTGCCTTATTATTCGAATTACCCTCACGATATCGCCGATCGCGATACGTTCTTGCTCGACCCGATGTTGGCGACCGGCGGTTCGTCGGAGGCAGCCATAGAGTTTATCAAAGACAAAGGTGCGAAAAACATCAGGTTCATGTGTATCGTCGCTGCTCGCGAAGGAGTTGCCCGTTTGCAAGAAAAGCATCCCGACGTCGAGATATATGCGGCTGCTTTCGATGAGGAGCTCACTCCCAAGGCATATATCAATCCGGGTCTCGGTGATGCCGGCGACCGTCTGTTTGGAACGCTTTAA
- a CDS encoding uracil-xanthine permease → MKKKKLMGTDYLLSVQHLFAMFGATVLVPLLTGLNTSTALVSAGIGTLIFHLCTKFKVPVFLGSSFAFIPAIAAITMQNGHVVPSQIPIAQGGIMAAGLVYLLFALIVFAAGPDRVKKLFPPVVTGPVIITIGISLASTAINDASGWADFTHPLSAATYANIGIAVFTLAIVIICSILEKGFFKLVPILIGIASGYVLCLILSALGVYHMDLSPIANASWINIPFVTQDANKVGFVTLPQLNWGAVLSIAPIAIVSFMEHIGDITTNGAVVGQDFIKEPGLHRTLMGDGLATAFAGLVGGPPNTTYSENTGVLATTKNYNPRLLRVTAVIAIALGFLGKFGAILQTIPGPVKGGVEIMLFGMIAAIGIRTLVDANLDFTYSRNLIITGIILVIGLGVGAVGGIIVPIGGTSILLSGLFLAVIFGVIVNLVLPQGEES, encoded by the coding sequence ATGAAGAAGAAAAAACTCATGGGGACCGATTATCTACTGAGTGTTCAACATTTATTCGCCATGTTCGGAGCTACGGTACTCGTTCCGCTGTTGACGGGGCTCAACACATCGACAGCGCTTGTGAGTGCGGGTATCGGAACGTTGATATTTCACCTCTGCACGAAGTTCAAAGTACCGGTCTTTTTGGGGTCGAGTTTTGCCTTCATTCCGGCGATAGCGGCAATCACCATGCAGAATGGCCACGTGGTCCCTTCACAAATTCCCATTGCACAGGGTGGAATCATGGCGGCAGGTCTTGTCTATCTCCTGTTCGCGCTCATTGTTTTTGCTGCCGGCCCCGATAGAGTTAAGAAACTCTTCCCGCCGGTTGTAACCGGCCCGGTTATCATTACCATCGGAATAAGCCTTGCTTCGACTGCCATCAACGATGCGTCCGGTTGGGCTGACTTTACACATCCTCTTTCCGCTGCGACTTATGCGAATATAGGTATCGCCGTATTTACTTTGGCGATCGTCATCATTTGCTCGATACTTGAAAAAGGCTTTTTTAAACTTGTTCCGATTCTCATTGGAATTGCATCAGGTTATGTATTGTGCCTGATTTTATCGGCGCTCGGAGTCTACCACATGGACCTCAGCCCGATTGCAAATGCCTCATGGATAAACATCCCGTTTGTGACCCAAGATGCCAACAAGGTCGGATTTGTGACGTTGCCTCAACTGAACTGGGGAGCGGTTCTGTCAATTGCCCCAATCGCTATCGTCAGCTTTATGGAGCATATCGGAGACATCACCACTAACGGAGCTGTAGTCGGTCAAGATTTCATTAAAGAGCCCGGCTTGCATAGGACTTTGATGGGAGACGGTCTCGCTACCGCATTCGCCGGACTTGTCGGTGGTCCTCCAAACACCACGTATTCTGAGAATACAGGCGTACTCGCCACCACCAAAAACTATAATCCTCGCTTGCTTCGTGTCACCGCGGTTATCGCCATTGCGCTGGGCTTTCTCGGAAAGTTCGGAGCGATTCTTCAAACAATCCCCGGTCCGGTCAAAGGCGGGGTTGAGATTATGCTTTTCGGTATGATCGCAGCTATAGGTATCCGTACTTTGGTCGATGCCAATCTTGATTTCACGTATTCGCGAAATTTGATTATCACCGGTATTATTTTGGTAATCGGGCTTGGCGTGGGCGCGGTCGGAGGAATCATCGTTCCCATTGGAGGAACTTCAATCTTGCTTTCAGGCTTGTTCCTCGCCGTCATATTCGGAGTAATCGTGAACCTGGTTTTGCCACAAGGCGAAGAATCCTGA
- a CDS encoding HAD hydrolase-like protein, translating into MPALKALLFDLDGTLVNTGPLIIEAFRYTAKMVFNLDAPPRELIAAVGTPLASQMEGLVERYFGERLPVDGKLAHTKEELVAQLRDVYREYCARVHDEYILPYEGIETVLQNFAKRGVPMGVVTSKIHRSAVADLAYYDLGKYFQILVGADDVTEHKPLPAPLLKGMELLAAQHEICLTPKDCAYIGDSPFDTQAGNSAGMYTVAVTYGLFEQDVLFDQHPQEMLSSPGELAHLNELISVY; encoded by the coding sequence ATGCCGGCACTGAAAGCACTGTTATTCGATTTAGACGGAACACTCGTAAATACCGGGCCGTTGATCATAGAGGCATTTCGCTATACGGCGAAGATGGTTTTCAACCTCGACGCTCCTCCGCGAGAGTTGATTGCGGCTGTGGGAACGCCGCTGGCAAGTCAAATGGAGGGGCTTGTCGAGCGCTATTTCGGTGAGCGACTACCAGTTGATGGCAAGCTTGCTCACACGAAAGAAGAACTTGTCGCGCAGTTGCGCGATGTATATCGAGAATATTGCGCGCGTGTGCACGATGAATATATATTGCCCTACGAAGGTATCGAAACAGTCCTGCAAAATTTTGCGAAGCGTGGCGTGCCAATGGGCGTAGTCACCTCGAAAATACATCGTTCTGCCGTAGCCGATCTCGCATATTATGATTTGGGAAAGTATTTTCAGATTTTGGTCGGAGCAGACGATGTCACCGAGCATAAGCCGTTGCCGGCGCCACTTCTCAAGGGAATGGAACTCTTGGCTGCACAGCATGAAATCTGTCTGACTCCCAAAGATTGCGCATATATCGGCGACTCTCCGTTCGATACGCAAGCAGGTAATTCGGCGGGGATGTATACGGTAGCGGTGACATATGGGCTTTTTGAGCAGGATGTATTATTCGACCAGCATCCGCAAGAAATGTTATCTTCGCCGGGAGAGCTCGCTCATCTCAACGAGCTGATTTCTGTATACTGA
- the gyrA gene encoding DNA gyrase subunit A produces MRNSFLEYSMSVIVARALPDVRDGLKPVHRRILYAMNESGLTPTRPFKKSAWTVGEVIGKYHPHGDTAVYETMVRMAQDFSMRVPLVDGHGNFGSVDGDSAAAMRYTESRLKKVTMELLRDLDKETVDFGPNYDESLREPLVLPARYPNLLVNGSAGIAVGMATNIPPHNLGEIIDAADALIDNPDITIEELMKFVPGPDFPTGGTLMGREGIRAAYETGRGSLMIRGKAHIENTSTGRTRIIITEIPYQVNKSRLVTKIADLVREKKLTEISDLRDESDRKGMRVVIELKQAAIPQVALNKLYKHTQLQQGFGVIMLSLVDGVPRVLSLKEMLFYYIEHQKDVITRRTQYELRKAKERAHILEGLIIALDNIDEVIRIIRASDTDVEAKAKLIERFSLSEIQTDAILEMRLRRLTGLERHKIVEELEELQKKIDWYEKVLADISLVLKIIKDELGEIREKFADKRRTDITDAAKDLDIEDLIAEEDMVVTITKAGYVKRLPVATYRQQKRGGKGVAGVNLKDNDFVEHLFIASTHDYVLFFSTKGKVYRLKIHELPVGSRHARGAAVVNLLPFEQNEKIAAVINTKTFPEDEFLLFATTKGMVKKTAIKAYDRSRRDGIIAINLADDDELISVRRVKPDQKVMLVSASGKAIKWDESEARPMGRDTRGVKGMAIKGDDRVLGMEIVPEEGDLFVVTERGYGKRTPVSEYPEHHRGGQGVKTISVTAKKGPISGMKIVGPSHELMLISEEGVVIRVKAIEISSLGRSTQGVKVMNVSDTDRVTAIARVVGHKEKKAKVPVDPNQGSLLEMLEPDDEEPKTIPAEEIGEESEAEALLSEDFDDEGDEE; encoded by the coding sequence ATGCGCAATTCGTTCCTTGAATACTCGATGTCGGTCATCGTTGCACGTGCACTGCCCGACGTGCGTGACGGGCTCAAGCCGGTACATCGCCGTATCCTCTATGCAATGAACGAGTCGGGTCTCACGCCCACGCGACCTTTCAAAAAATCCGCATGGACGGTCGGCGAAGTCATCGGTAAATACCATCCGCACGGTGATACCGCCGTCTATGAAACCATGGTTCGCATGGCGCAAGACTTTTCCATGCGCGTTCCCCTCGTCGACGGTCACGGAAACTTCGGCTCGGTCGACGGCGACTCCGCCGCGGCGATGCGTTATACAGAATCCCGCTTGAAAAAAGTGACGATGGAGTTGTTGCGCGATCTCGACAAAGAGACGGTCGATTTCGGGCCCAACTACGATGAATCTCTGCGGGAGCCGCTCGTTTTGCCGGCGCGTTATCCGAACTTGCTCGTCAATGGATCTGCGGGTATCGCGGTCGGTATGGCGACCAACATTCCTCCGCATAACCTCGGCGAAATAATCGATGCGGCCGATGCGCTCATCGATAACCCCGATATCACCATCGAAGAACTCATGAAATTCGTTCCCGGGCCGGACTTTCCGACAGGCGGCACGCTGATGGGACGTGAGGGAATTCGCGCGGCATATGAAACGGGGCGCGGATCGTTGATGATTCGCGGCAAGGCGCATATTGAAAATACCAGCACCGGACGCACGCGCATCATTATCACCGAAATTCCCTATCAGGTGAACAAATCGCGCCTCGTGACAAAAATCGCAGACTTGGTTCGCGAGAAGAAATTGACCGAAATCAGCGATCTGCGTGACGAGTCGGATCGTAAAGGTATGCGCGTCGTCATCGAGCTTAAGCAAGCCGCCATTCCCCAAGTTGCGCTCAACAAACTTTATAAACATACGCAGTTGCAACAAGGTTTCGGCGTCATCATGCTTTCACTCGTCGACGGTGTGCCTCGAGTATTGTCGCTCAAAGAAATGTTGTTTTACTACATCGAACACCAAAAAGACGTCATCACCAGGCGTACGCAATATGAACTCCGCAAAGCCAAAGAGCGCGCGCATATTCTCGAAGGCCTCATCATCGCGCTCGACAATATCGATGAAGTCATCAGAATCATCCGCGCAAGCGACACTGACGTGGAGGCGAAAGCAAAACTCATCGAACGCTTCAGCCTCAGCGAGATCCAAACGGATGCGATTCTTGAGATGCGCCTGCGCAGGTTGACCGGTCTCGAGCGCCATAAGATCGTCGAAGAGCTCGAAGAGTTGCAGAAGAAGATCGATTGGTATGAAAAAGTACTCGCCGACATCTCGCTCGTTCTCAAGATCATCAAAGACGAACTCGGGGAGATCCGTGAGAAATTCGCCGATAAGCGACGCACCGATATCACCGATGCGGCAAAAGACCTCGATATCGAAGACCTCATCGCCGAAGAAGATATGGTGGTGACCATCACCAAGGCTGGCTATGTCAAGCGTCTGCCGGTCGCAACGTATCGCCAACAAAAACGCGGAGGCAAGGGGGTCGCGGGAGTAAACCTGAAGGACAACGATTTTGTCGAGCATTTGTTCATCGCCTCGACGCATGATTATGTTCTCTTCTTCTCGACGAAGGGCAAAGTCTATCGTCTCAAGATCCATGAGCTTCCCGTGGGGTCGCGCCATGCGCGCGGAGCGGCAGTCGTAAATCTCTTGCCGTTCGAGCAAAACGAAAAAATCGCCGCGGTCATTAACACGAAAACCTTCCCCGAAGACGAGTTCTTGCTCTTTGCGACAACGAAGGGAATGGTCAAAAAGACGGCGATCAAGGCATACGATCGCTCGCGCCGCGATGGCATCATCGCAATCAACTTGGCTGATGACGATGAGCTCATCTCGGTCCGTCGCGTGAAACCGGACCAAAAAGTCATGTTGGTGTCGGCTTCCGGTAAGGCGATCAAGTGGGATGAGTCCGAAGCTCGCCCGATGGGCAGAGACACGCGTGGCGTAAAAGGCATGGCCATCAAGGGCGACGATCGTGTCCTCGGAATGGAAATCGTTCCCGAAGAAGGAGACCTGTTCGTCGTCACCGAGCGTGGTTACGGAAAGCGCACGCCGGTCAGCGAATATCCGGAGCACCATCGCGGTGGTCAAGGCGTCAAGACGATTTCAGTCACGGCGAAAAAGGGCCCGATCAGTGGCATGAAGATAGTCGGTCCGTCGCATGAGCTCATGTTGATTTCCGAGGAAGGTGTCGTCATTCGGGTGAAAGCCATCGAAATTTCATCACTGGGACGCTCGACCCAAGGGGTCAAAGTCATGAATGTTTCCGATACCGACCGAGTGACTGCAATTGCGCGGGTCGTCGGGCACAAAGAGAAAAAGGCGAAAGTACCGGTGGATCCCAACCAGGGTTCACTGCTTGAAATGCTCGAACCCGACGATGAGGAACCCAAGACGATTCCCGCAGAGGAAATCGGCGAAGAATCCGAAGCAGAAGCCTTGCTCAGCGAAGATTTCGACGATGAGGGCGACGAAGAATAA
- the gyrB gene encoding DNA topoisomerase (ATP-hydrolyzing) subunit B, with the protein MEHSGINLKVSVIKHSGINLKGVFVAKNNPSYTGQDIQVLEGLEAVRKRPGMYIGSTGPKGLHHLVYEVVDNSVDEALAGYCTAIDVVVHADNSISVTDNGRGIPVDKHPKMKVSALQVVMTVLHAGGKFGGNGYKVSGGLHGVGVSVVNALSSRVDVEVKLNSKIYSQSYEFGKPVTKLEEKSTTSKTTGTKVTFWADADIFETIVYDYETLQTRIRETAFLNKNLKITLTDERELEPRKDEFRYSGGIVDFVKYLTRGKEVIHAKPICFEQEGKEGSVEVALQWTTSYSENTLAFANNIHTHEGGTHLDGFKNALTRTINDYARTQNLIKEKEVNLTGDDIREGLTAVLSVKLHDPQFEGQTKTKLGNMEMRGFVQQIVTQGLAEFLEENPRQARLIVSKASNAAKARAAARKARELTRRKGILENSTLPGKLSDCSIKDASLCEIYLVEGDSAGGSAKQARDRSFQAILPLRGKILNIERAGLHRALSNEEIQAMITAMGTSIGEDFNLAGARYHKAIIMTDADVDGSHIRCLLLTFFYRFMRPALEAGYIYIAQPPLYKLAWGRKHVYAYSDEELQDEIEKLPEGQKIGVQRYKGLGEMNPEQLWETTMDPASRTLLQVTIEEATLAEQVVSDLMGDQVEPRKEFIQKYAKDVRFLDI; encoded by the coding sequence ATGGAACATAGCGGTATAAATCTCAAAGTTTCAGTTATAAAACATAGCGGTATAAATCTCAAAGGAGTATTCGTGGCAAAAAATAATCCGTCTTATACAGGGCAGGACATTCAAGTTCTCGAAGGCCTCGAAGCTGTTCGTAAACGTCCGGGAATGTATATCGGTTCCACCGGCCCCAAAGGTCTTCATCACCTCGTCTATGAGGTAGTCGACAACTCGGTCGATGAAGCGTTGGCCGGCTATTGCACGGCAATCGATGTCGTGGTCCATGCGGATAATTCAATTTCGGTTACTGACAACGGGCGTGGAATTCCTGTCGATAAGCACCCGAAGATGAAAGTATCGGCACTTCAAGTGGTCATGACCGTTCTCCATGCCGGTGGTAAATTCGGAGGAAACGGCTATAAAGTTTCCGGCGGTCTTCACGGAGTCGGCGTATCGGTCGTCAACGCGCTTTCATCGCGCGTCGATGTCGAGGTAAAACTAAACAGCAAGATTTACAGTCAGTCATATGAGTTCGGCAAGCCCGTCACAAAGCTTGAGGAAAAAAGCACCACCAGTAAAACAACCGGCACGAAGGTGACGTTTTGGGCAGATGCCGATATTTTCGAAACAATCGTCTATGATTACGAAACACTTCAAACCCGCATACGCGAAACCGCATTCCTCAATAAAAATCTCAAGATAACTCTGACCGACGAGCGCGAGCTCGAACCGCGCAAAGACGAGTTCCGCTATTCCGGCGGTATCGTCGATTTTGTAAAATATCTTACACGCGGCAAGGAGGTCATCCACGCGAAGCCTATCTGTTTCGAGCAAGAGGGAAAAGAGGGGAGCGTGGAAGTCGCGTTGCAGTGGACTACCAGCTATTCGGAAAATACCCTTGCTTTTGCCAACAACATCCACACGCACGAGGGTGGGACTCACCTCGACGGATTTAAAAATGCACTCACTCGTACCATCAACGATTACGCTCGGACCCAAAACCTCATCAAAGAAAAAGAGGTGAATCTCACCGGTGACGATATTCGCGAGGGTCTCACCGCGGTTCTTTCGGTCAAGCTTCATGATCCTCAGTTCGAGGGTCAGACGAAAACCAAACTCGGAAACATGGAGATGCGCGGGTTCGTCCAGCAAATCGTCACGCAAGGACTTGCGGAATTTTTAGAGGAAAACCCCCGTCAAGCCCGCCTCATCGTAAGTAAAGCATCGAACGCGGCGAAAGCTCGAGCGGCTGCCAGAAAAGCGCGTGAGTTGACGCGGCGTAAGGGAATCCTCGAGAACTCGACACTTCCGGGTAAGCTATCGGACTGCTCGATCAAAGATGCATCGCTGTGCGAAATCTATCTTGTCGAAGGTGATTCGGCAGGGGGTTCGGCAAAGCAGGCGCGCGATCGTTCATTCCAAGCAATTTTGCCGCTTCGCGGTAAAATTCTCAACATCGAACGAGCCGGTTTGCACCGGGCTCTTTCGAATGAAGAAATTCAAGCGATGATCACCGCCATGGGAACCAGCATCGGCGAAGATTTCAATTTGGCGGGCGCGCGCTATCACAAAGCCATCATCATGACAGATGCCGATGTAGACGGTTCACACATCCGCTGTCTCCTCCTTACTTTCTTCTATCGATTTATGAGGCCGGCGCTCGAGGCGGGTTACATTTATATCGCGCAGCCACCGCTTTATAAACTTGCTTGGGGCAGGAAGCATGTTTATGCATATTCGGATGAAGAGCTTCAAGATGAAATTGAAAAACTGCCCGAAGGACAAAAGATAGGCGTGCAGCGGTATAAAGGTTTGGGCGAAATGAACCCGGAGCAACTGTGGGAAACAACGATGGATCCGGCATCTCGTACTCTTCTTCAAGTCACCATCGAAGAAGCGACCCTCGCCGAGCAAGTCGTGTCCGATCTTATGGGCGACCAAGTGGAGCCGCGTAAAGAGTTCATACAAAAGTATGCCAAAGACGTCCGTTTCCTCGACATTTAA
- a CDS encoding DUF721 domain-containing protein, with amino-acid sequence MDKYDDNIDTDDYNYDLRTRLTPLKEGLDSVIGKLDPTGMKTSHQTEIMGAWSTAAGASSKGHTEAVFVRGSQLIVWLDSPIWAQEMSLMSDSYIKEVNKLVGREMIKTIRFEVRRRHS; translated from the coding sequence GTGGATAAGTATGACGACAACATCGATACCGATGATTACAACTATGATCTCAGAACACGGCTCACCCCCCTTAAGGAAGGTCTTGACTCCGTTATCGGTAAACTCGATCCCACAGGAATGAAAACAAGTCATCAAACGGAGATCATGGGTGCCTGGTCCACGGCTGCCGGGGCCTCGTCGAAAGGGCACACGGAAGCAGTCTTCGTGAGGGGCTCTCAGCTTATCGTGTGGTTGGATTCGCCCATATGGGCACAAGAGATGTCGCTTATGAGCGATTCATACATCAAAGAAGTGAACAAGCTGGTGGGACGAGAGATGATAAAAACCATCAGGTTCGAAGTGAGAAGACGCCATTCATAA
- a CDS encoding DNA replication/repair protein RecF: MSFLAKKIQLKGFRSYRNVSVDLDPFLTIFYGPNAVGKTNLIEALQLTTEGISFRNPNWEDVVNWDRAQKIGVSKIASGPDCEFLTSVKLFAEGDDRKREVEMIISNNRRSFFVNGKKVRSFRDIAGVLPCVVFTPNDLTLVKSSSERRRAEVDDLGSQLSKKYNQLKNGYKKVLQQRNKLLKEDVSIGEVFDVISDQLVDYGVSLSIQRLKLVQRITPHIIDIYKNIDPTSELTIGYRINFQSHENMMSEEVSIFLDTPRKDLAKVLKNSLKNESGNERARKTTTVGPHRDDIVFFINGRDARTFGSQGQQRSITLAWKIAEAKIIEDITQQKPILLLDDVMSELDEDRRDALTGFVGEVAQTVITTANIDYFKKSLLDKARIINVAELEGEHRG, encoded by the coding sequence GTGTCTTTTTTAGCAAAAAAAATACAACTGAAAGGGTTTAGATCTTACAGAAACGTTTCTGTTGATCTCGACCCTTTTCTCACAATTTTTTATGGGCCGAATGCAGTGGGAAAGACCAATCTGATAGAGGCACTTCAATTGACGACGGAGGGCATATCTTTTAGAAATCCCAATTGGGAGGATGTAGTTAATTGGGACAGAGCTCAGAAAATCGGCGTAAGTAAAATCGCCTCAGGACCCGATTGCGAATTTTTAACATCGGTAAAACTTTTTGCTGAAGGGGACGACCGAAAAAGAGAAGTCGAAATGATTATCTCGAACAATCGGCGCAGCTTCTTTGTGAATGGGAAAAAAGTTCGTAGCTTTCGTGATATTGCAGGAGTGCTGCCATGTGTAGTTTTTACTCCCAATGATTTAACGCTTGTTAAGAGTTCTTCGGAAAGAAGACGTGCCGAAGTCGACGACTTGGGATCACAACTCTCAAAAAAATATAATCAGCTGAAAAATGGATATAAAAAAGTTTTACAGCAACGCAATAAGTTGCTCAAAGAGGATGTTTCTATCGGTGAAGTTTTTGATGTGATATCCGATCAATTGGTTGACTACGGAGTGTCGTTGTCGATACAAAGGCTTAAACTGGTCCAAAGAATTACTCCGCATATAATCGATATCTACAAAAATATCGACCCTACAAGTGAGTTGACCATAGGGTATAGAATAAATTTCCAAAGTCATGAAAACATGATGTCGGAGGAAGTCTCAATTTTTTTGGATACGCCACGAAAAGACCTCGCGAAAGTTTTAAAAAATAGTTTAAAGAATGAAAGCGGAAATGAAAGAGCACGAAAGACGACGACGGTCGGACCTCATCGTGATGATATCGTGTTCTTTATCAACGGGAGAGACGCGCGGACATTCGGTTCTCAGGGACAACAACGTTCGATTACGCTTGCCTGGAAAATTGCTGAAGCAAAAATCATCGAAGATATCACACAACAAAAGCCCATTCTTTTGCTCGATGATGTTATGAGTGAACTCGATGAGGACAGAAGAGATGCGCTTACCGGTTTTGTCGGCGAGGTTGCCCAAACGGTGATTACTACGGCAAATATCGATTATTTTAAAAAATCACTTTTAGATAAAGCTCGAATAATCAACGTCGCCGAGTTGGAAGGGGAGCATCGTGGATAA